Proteins from one Camelina sativa cultivar DH55 chromosome 8, Cs, whole genome shotgun sequence genomic window:
- the LOC104705284 gene encoding subtilisin-like protease SBT4.14 — protein MGRSKYSCHHHLLVLIILLLEVLWISPGGYTSAEDEHAKDFYIIYLGDGPDNTDEAIKAHINLLSSLNISQEEARDRKVHSYTKAFNAFAANLSPNESKKMMEMEEVVGVYRNEYRQLHTTKSWDFVGLPLTAKRHVKTERDVIIGVLDTGITPESESFQDHGLGPPPAKWKGSCGPYTNFTGCNNKIIGAKYFKHDGNVPTGEIRSPIDIDGHGTHTSSTVAGVLVSNASLYGIANGTARGAVPSARLAMYKVCWARSGCADMDILAGFEAAIHDGVDIISISIGGPIADYSSDSISVGSFHAMRKGILTVASAGNDGPSSGTVTNHEPWILTVAASGIDRTFKSKIDLGNGKSFSGMGISMFNPKAKSYPLVSGVDAAKTKDDKYLARYCFSDSLDRKKVKGKVMVCRMGGGGVESTVKSYGGAGAIIVNDQYLDNAQIFMAPATSVNSSIGDAIYGYINSTRSPSAVIQKTRQVTVPAPFVASFSSRGPNPGSTRLLKPDIAAPGIDILAAFILKRSLTGLDGDTQFSKFTILSGTSMACPHVAGVAAYVKSFHPDWTPAAIKSAIITSAKPISSRVNKDAEFAYGGGQINPRRAASPGLVYDMDDMSYIQFLCGEGYNATTLAPLVGSRSVSCSSIVPGLGHDSLNYPTIQLTLRSAKTSTLAVFRRRVTNVGPASSVYNVTVRAPKGVEITVEPQSLTFSKVSQKRSFKVVVKGKQMSPGKIVSGLLVWKSPRHSVRSPIVIYSPSSD, from the exons ATGGGAAGGTCAAAATATtcatgtcatcatcatcttctcgttcttattattcttcttcttgaagttCTTTGGATATCACCAGGAGGATATACTTCAGCCGAAGATGAACATGCAAAG GATTTCTATATCATATACTTGGGAGATGGACCGGATAATACAGACGAAGCTATCAAGGCACACATAAATCTCCTATCGTCTTTGAATATAAG ccaagaagaagcaagagataGAAAGGTACATAGTTACACTAAAGCCTTCAATGCTTTTGCTGCCAATCTTTCTCCAAATGAATCCAAGAAGATGATGG AGATGGAAGAAGTTGTTGGTGTGTATCGAAATGAATATCGCCAACTCCACACAACAAAATCATGGGATTTCGTTGGACTTCCTCTAACAGCAAAAAGACAtgtaaaaacagagagagatgtTATTATTGGTGTTCTTGATACAg GAATAACGCCAGAGTCAGAGAGTTTCCAGGACCATGGTCTCGGCCCTCCCCCGGCTAAATGGAAAGGATCATGTGGACCGTATACAAATTTCACCGGATGCAACAA CAAAATAATCGGCGCCAAGTACTTCAAGCACGACGGCAATGTGCCTACCGGCGAAATCCGATCACCGATCGATATCGACGGCCATGGGACACACACGTCATCAACCGTAGCCGGCGTTCTAGTCTCAAACGCCAGTCTCTATGGCATAGCAAACGGTACCGCCCGCGGCGCGGTTCCGTCGGCGAGGCTGGCGATGTACAAGGTTTGTTGGGCGAGATCAGGCTGTGCCGACATGGACATCCTCGCTGGCTTCGAGGCGGCGATTCACGACGGCGTTGACATAATCTCCATCTCTATCGGCGGTCCAATCGCGGATTACTCTTCCGATTCGATATCGGTAGGGTCGTTTCACGCGATGAGGAAAGGGATCCTAACGGTGGCGTCCGCCGGGAACGACGGACCGAGCTCAGGGACTGTAACGAACCATGAGCCGTGGATATTGACGGTTGCGGCAAGCGGAATCGATCGGACGTTCAAGAGCAAGATAGATCTCGGCAACGGCAAATCATTCTCT GGGATGGGAATAAGCATGTTTAACCCAAAAGCCAAGTCGTATCCGCTTGTAAGTGGCGTTGATGCTGCTAAGACCAAAGACGACAAGTACTTAGCCAG GTACTGCTTCTCTGATTCTTTGGACCGAAAGAAGGTGAAAGGGAAAGTGATGGTGTGTAGAATGGGAGGAGGTGGTGTGGAGTCGACTGTTAAAAGCTATGGAGgtgctggtgccatcattgttAATGATCAGTATCTTGATAACGCTCAGATTTTCATGGCACCAGCCACAAGTGTTAATAGCTCCATTGGTGATGCCATCTACGGTTATATCAACTCCACAAG atcACCATCGGCTGTGATTCAGAAAACCCGGCAAGTGACAGTCCCTGCTCCCTTTGTTGCTTCTTTTTCATCAAGAGGTCCCAACCCGGGATCAACACGCCTTCTCAAG CCCGATATCGCTGCACCCGGGATTGATATATTGGCGGCCTTCATTCTCAAGAGATCATTGACTGGATTAGATGGTGACACCCAATTCTCAAAATTCACCATCCTGTCTGGTACCTCAATGGCATGCCCCCATGTTGCTGGTGTAGCTGCTTACGTCAAGTCTTTTCATCCTGATTGGACACCTGCTGCCATCAAATCCGCCatcatcacctcag caaAACCGATAAGCAGTAGGGTGAACAAGGACGCAGAGTTCGCTTATGGAGGAGGCCAAATAAACCCAAGACGAGCGGCTAGCCCTGGCTTAGTCTACGACATGGACGACATGTCCTATATTCAGTTCTTGTGTGGAGAAGGCTACAACGCAACcactctagctccactagtgGGGTCACGCTCCGTGAGCTGTTCCTCCATTGTCCCTGGACTCGGCCACGACTCCCTCAACTACCCAACAATCCAACTGACGTTGAGATCTGCCAAAACGTCCACACTGGCTGTGTTCAGGCGGAGAGTGACCAACGTGGGACCAGCGTCTTCGGTGTACAACGTGACCGTGAGGGCACCCAAAGGAGTAGAAATAACGGTGGAGCCACAGAGTTTGACGTTCTCAAAAGTATCACAGAAGAGGAGCTTCAAAGTGGTGGTGAAGGGCAAACAAATGAGTCCTGGAAAGATTGTGTCAGGCTTGCTCGTGTGGAAGAGTCCACGTCACTCTGTTCGGAGCCCCATTGTTATCTACAGTCCTAGTTCGGATTGA
- the LOC104705285 gene encoding ataxin-10-like: MEEACVPEEVLQPLLIASDLSYSLEDCLKFLLESSKTDSGRSDLASKAILPCILRLLQLLPSRHHYLNLSLKVLRNLCAGEASNQNSFVDHGGSAILSGLLAERTKPTEEEDFETVRFGLQVLANVVLFGEEKRQRDVWLRFFPERFLSIAKIRRLETCDPLCMILYACFDGCSELASELCTSDGLTIVAETIRTSKSFCNCLFVVGSVDDYWLKLLVSRICVEEDHCFPQLFSKLYNKDAEDETRFTSEQAFLLRMVSDIANERIGKVSIPKNTTSSVLGLFKKSVDVFDFASSERSELPTGSTIVDVMGYSLVIIRDACAGGSLEELNKDNKDSVDNVELLLSSGLIDLLLDLLRKLDPPTTINQSPSSSSSSSSVSPCPYRGFRRDIVSVIGNCAYRRKEVQDEIRVRDGLVLMLQQCVTDDDNPFLREWGLWCVRNLLEGNPENQQVVAELEIQGSADVPQLREIGLRVEIDPKTSRPKLVNDT; this comes from the exons ATGGAAGAAGCTTGTGTACCGGAGGAGGTGCTTCAGCCGCTGCTCATTGCTTCGGATTTATCCTACTCTTTAGAAGATTGCTTGAAGTTTCTTCTAGAGTCTTCCAAGACCGATTCAGGCCGCTCCGATCTCGCTTCCAAGGCTATCCTTCCCTGTATCCTAcgtcttcttcagcttcttccttCCCGCCACCActatctcaatctctctctcaaggtCCTCCGCAACCTCTGCGCCGGCGAGGCTTCGAATCAAAACTCTTTCGTCGACCACGGCGGTTCTGCTATCCTCTCCGGCTTGCTTGCCGAGAGAACCAAACCCACCGAGGAGGAGGATTTCGAGACTGTTCGATTCGGGTTGCAGGTTCTAGCCAACGTTGTATTGTTCGGAGAGGAGAAACGTCAGAGAGATGTGTGGCTTCGGTTTTTCCCGGAGAGGTTCTTGTCAATCGCCAAGATTAGGAGGCTTGAGACCTGTGATCCTCTATGTATGATTTTGTATGCTTGCTTTGATGGATGCTCTGAGCTTGCTTCTGAGCTTTGCACCAGTGATGGCCTCACCATCGTTGCTGAAACTATACGGACTTC caaatctttttgtaattgtttgtttgtagTTGGGTCTGTGGATGATTATTGGCTCAAGTTACTGGTTTCGAGAATCTGTGTTGAAGAAGACCATTGTTTCCCACAGCTCTTCTCCAAATTATACAACAAGGATGCCGAAGATGAGACCAGGTTTACATCAGAGCAAGCTTTTCTTCTGAGGATGGTGTCTGATATTGCAAATGAGAGGATAGGAAAAGTGTCAATCCCCAAGAACACAACTTCTTCCGTTCTAGGATTATTCAAGAAATCTGTCgatgtttttgattttgcttcAAGTGAAAGATCCGAGCTTCCTACGGGTTCAACTATAGTAGACGTAATGGGTTACTCTCTGGTAATAATAAGGGATGCTTGCGCTGGAGGAAGCCTTGAAGAGCTCAACAAGGACAACAAGGATTCAGTTGATAATGTCGAATTGCTCTTGTCCTCTGGACTGATTGATCTCCTCCTTGATCTGCTTCGCAAACTTGATCCTCCGACAACAATAAACCAGAGTcctagttcttcttcttcttcttcttcagtaaGCCCCTGTCCGTACAGAGGATTCAGGAGAGATATAGTGTCTGTGATTGGGAACTGCGCCTACAGAAGGAAAGAGGTACAAGATGAGATTAGGGTGAGAGATGGGCTCGTCCTAATGCTGCAGCAGTGCGTGACAGATGATGACAACCCTTTCTTGAGAGAATGGGGCTTGTGGTGTGTGAGAAATCTGCTGGAAGGGAACCCAGAGAACCAGCAAGTGGTCGCGGAGCTGGAGATTCAAGGATCTGCGGATGTGCCTCAACTCCGTGAAATTGGTCTCAGAGTCGAAATTGATCCTAAAACTTCCAGACCAAAGCTTGTCAATGACACCTGA